The Oreochromis niloticus isolate F11D_XX linkage group LG4, O_niloticus_UMD_NMBU, whole genome shotgun sequence DNA segment GCAGGCTTGTTGATAAGTGTGCTGAAGTGAAATGTGAGTCCTGCCTGTGATTTCAGACGTTTGCTGTGTTTAAGCTCTGTTACTTTGGTTCCCAGTTTACAGGCTTCTGCTTCATCTGATCTCTGCTCTTGTTTGGGTCGTCACGGCAGCTCAtctgcctccacctcctcctgtcccagcatcctcctctgtcactccACCCCTCTGTATGTCCTCCTTCACaacatccatgaacctcctctgaggtCCTCTTTGTCTCCCCCTGCCTGGCAGCTCACTTTTTTTATCATCCgccctccctcctctgcacatgctcaGACCCTCTGTGACTCAGAGTTGTCACTCATTTCTGACGCTCAGTCGCTGTCCACAAATcaaacatcacagcaggtctcacgaCCTTCTCATAAACCTTCCTTTTCACTCTTgtaaattctgtttttaatcCAGATGCACTTCCTGACACGACCCTTCCCATGTGTCTGTGCTTGGGACGGCACTTGGAGGGCAGTGGCCTGTGGCTGGTCTTCACTGTGAGGAAGACGCTGATCTTTCTTGGTCTGTGAGAGTCTTTCGGTCTCAGTCGCTCACTCACACAGGCGAGCTGACGGCACCTCGTCATGATTTCTtcacatattttaaatattggTTCTTTGCGCTGGTATAAACTCACTCGACCGTTTGCAGGTAAATTAACTGTTCAAACTCCCAGAGGAGCTGTGCTGGTGTTACAGGTGAGAACGCTCCACCCTGCTGTATCAGCGCTGCTGctgaaaaacacagacacaaagtgAATCCAGCTGTTAGCGTGAGATCAGACCGAGCTCATCTGTAAAGAGGTTTAAAGAGACTGACTCTGTGAGacgtgcgatatgaccaaaatctcatatcccgatattaagacatctatcgtccgataacgatataaaatcacaaaaatgtaacattttctgtaaattctgtgaatgtcgggcagctcgacttgcgtgaagtgtttccagctgggcgtcgcgtacctggagtcgagtgttttaactgatgcatgaaacgatacatttgtagacataggttgtaacggccgccgttttctttgtgagtatttattacacggcgtgctgcggggaaaagcctgttctaacgtttgagtataaggtttattttttagcacctgacggctcttttttgcttctcatccgtaaacactctgcatctttcacgtgattcagtttattttgaaaagcctcaacaggatcttgagctttattgtgaaaggtttatgtggaaaataaacaagcggacacgaggtggttttaccgtcgttgttgctaacgaaaacgcataaaaacaggcgcttgtccgtctgtagtgtggttatattaaatataagagaaagagagaactttaggaaattcatatagccactacagtgaccatcaaaataatgaaaaaatattgccgtaaacagtttattttgcgacaccacgaaacaaacgatagcgtaaaatgaaacgatagacgtttttctatcgtcatccgatatatatcgttatatcgaacagccctagtgAGACGTTTGATAAACTCGGATCTTTGAGCTGCGTTCAGACTCTGCTGAAGTAATCCGAGCTGTGCTGTTGGTGGTCTGTACAGTTAAAGGTGGAAGCTGAATAATGTGCACGGCGCTCTGTGACATACTCGCAGCAGAGCTCAGGCTCTGACACACAGACGCGTCTGATCCTCGGCGCTTTGGAGCTGCAGGAGCTTAACGCtggttttcttctttgttgttgCAGGAGAGCGAAGACGGCGTTGGAGAAGGTAAGCGACTTCTTCGTGAGCACCACACTGAAGTCACAATCTGGGAAATCAGGCTGCTGTTGGGTGATTTCACTcctcctctttgtttttcagccgtcCTCTCAGATTACGACAGCGCCGACCCCGAGGACAACGGATCGCATTCAGAGGTACGACCGCCGACTCGCTGCTTTCTCTCGGCTGTGACGTCTTGTTTAGCCTCTTTAGGGAGTGTTTCTCCTAAAACTGTGTCCTCCTCAGGgagtggaggaggaagaggaagcagAGCAGTACAGCGACGAGGAAGCTCCGGCAGCAGCCAGCGAGCCCCAGCCCCCCACTACAGATGGCCCTGTGGAGGGAGCgcagggagaggaggaggagggcggagaagctgaggaggaagaagaggctgTAGGGCGGAGCAAAGAGGAGAGCAAAGCAGAGGAGAAGGGAAACCTAGCAGGAGAGCGACAGAGCGGAGACGGACAGGTGAGACAGGCACAGGAAGTGAGTCGTCCGTGTGCCACAGTGAGCCTCTGCTCAGACATGTGACGGAGCTGACACAGGTGATCAGAGCAGGTGGATGAGTTTGAATACCTgaggtcaaccatccaaagcaacgAGGGGAGTGCAGACAGGGTTTAAAGATGGTACCTGCTGCCATCTGATTGGTCTGATCTGAACTTTCATACAGGAGTCGACGGACGACCCGGAGACGAAGGCGGGGGGCAAACCGGGGCAGCAGCTGGACGACGACGAGGACAGGAAGAACCCGGCGTACATCCCAAGGAAGGGTCTGTTCTTCGAACACGACGTCAGGGGGCATgctcaggaggaggagaggtaaCCGTCACAGCACCGCCTCCAGATCAGCTCCAAGTCGTTTAAACGGAGACATTTAAAGTAAAGTGAAGGAAGGTGTCTGCTACGTGCTGCACGCTGACAAACTGAAGCGATAAGAGTTTAGGGAGGAGTTAGACGGGCTGAAACGATGCGCCCACAGATTTGCGTCACTGCTTGCACGGGTCAGTCATAAACTCTGAGCAGGTTAGAGCTCGTTTTTAAAGCCTCTCTGCTCTTACCTCATCGATGTGATGCGCACGTGCCTGTCGTTATGACCTTGAATTTCCTCTCCGTCTGTGTCTTCAggccaaaaggcagaaacaggaagttgtGGAAAGACGAGGGCCGCTGGGAGCACGACAAGTTCAGGGAGGAGGAGCAGGCGCCGAAGAGCCGCGAGGAGCTGATCGCAATCTATGGTTACGACATCCGAAATGGCGGCGGCCCCGGAGACCGAGGGTACAGACAGCGGAGGCCCAGGTGAGCGGCGTGTCAGCTGAACGTTGAACGTCTCCGGAGCTGCGAGCTTTGGGATACCTGCGGGTCACCACGCTAAATAAAGTCACTTTGAGTGAGGTCATCGTACTTCCTGTAACGAGCGTAGCCGCTGTTGGTTTGATGTTTAACCTTCGTCTCTGTGTCTCCTGCAGACCGACTTCGTCTCCCAGCAGAGACAAACGGTggagagatggaggaggagagcgGCCCGTCCGGTCCTGGCAGAacaggggaggagggggaggaggtcTGAACCGAGGAGGAGCTCCTCCACCTTCATCTGTCCACCCCTCCTCTTCGTCGTCATCCTCTGCACAGCGAAGCGGCATCCCCTCCAGACCTCCTCCCTCCCGTACCAGACCACCCCAGAGTAACCTGCACCCCCCACCTCCGTCTCACTACAGGAACAATGAATCAAACGCACCCCTGGTGCACCACCGAGAGCGGACGGGTCCTCGGGCTCAGGCGGAGCCTACAGGGGAAAAGGGAGGTGTCAGAGGAGGGCGAGGAGGAAGGGCACCCTCTGTGGTCATTGAGGACATTACAGTCAGTCAGGGAGGGGTCACGGAGCAGGAATTGAGCGTTGGCGCCGTGACGCCGGCAGCGTCGCCACAGCCGGGCGGTTACCAGTCCACTTCACCGAGACGCCAGCAGGAGCAGCGAGGTGGCATGGACAGATCTGCGTCAGGACTGGCCGCTTCCTCTTCCGGCTCCGACCCTTCCCTTCAGTCGTCAGCAGCAGCGACCAATCGGGAAGCTTCCCCTCCCGCCGAGCGGCCAGTGGAGCGCAAGTCTTACTCACTGGCTCGCAGGACTCGCTCGCGTCCCGCAGACCTGGGCAGTAAACAGGCGTCTGTGGAGGAGTCCGTTGCCGGGGGCAACAACTCTTCTCCTAGCAATGTGGGGGGAAAGAGCTGGTCGGGTGGAGGCGACGCACCGAGCCAGGCGGGAGGAGGCGTGACGGAGCTGGACCAGGACGTGGCCCGGCTCAATCTGGCCAGGCAGAGCTGGAGCCCGACCTCGTACATGCGGTCTGAGATGAGAGGTGAGGGCTTTTACAAAATCACCTCACAGGTGGCGCTCACGAGCAGAGTCAGGTGGTTCATGCTAAATGTCGACTGAACAGGTTCACCTGAGGCGGAGCTAAAACTGAGGCTGTAAAGCGCAGCTACACCCAAATATCTACAGCGTTATTACCACCTCAGTGATCTTTGGTCCTTGTGAGGCTTTAACACATGCAGtccagtttgtttgtgtgtagagGGGCCTAAACCTGTTAAGCTTCCTAATGTGACGTCTCATATGAATGAAGCCTGCTCTCTGcagatgttttgctttttctaaCTTTTTCATTGTTCATTCTCATGCAGACTAAATCTTACGCGTTCCATAAAAATCAACATTTGAATGTTGTTGATGATAAATGTGGCTCCTGTTATTTGGCCCCTGTGATTGTCTGTCGTTAAACCAGTCTCTCTGTGCACAGGCCTTCCTAACCCCCTGCACATGCCCAGCGGCCCGCCACAGTTCTCCGGCATCGAGGAGATGGGTGTCGGCAACAACCGGGCCAAACGCTACTCCTCCCAGCGACAGAGAGCCGTGCCCGAGCCGGCGCCGCCTATGCACCTGGGAGTGATGGAGGGACACTACTATGAGCCCAGTAAGCCTAAGATCACATGACCAGCACCACATGGCTACATCACATCAGTTAGACACGGTTTGGGACGAAGTCGCCGGGCTCAATGAGCTCTCGTGactgaaacgtttccagctgttCTGGAACACCGCAGCGTCCTTTTATGAAAACGAGCTGCTGGAGAAGAAAACGTCACCTCTCTGTGATTAACCtgctgtcattttctgtctcagTGTCGTACCAGGGACCAATCTATGCCCACGGGGATAGCCCCGCCCCCATGCCACCACAGGGCATGCTGGTGCAGCCTGAGATGCACATCCCGCATCCTGGTGGGTGGagtttggttttaattttggaGTTTAATGGATGTTTTCATGCAGTGACCTCATGTCTTCGTCTCTGTTAAGGTCTTCATCCCCACCAATCAGGAGGCCCCATCGCTAACCCCGCCCTATACGGAGGCCCACCAGTGTCTCTGTCACCAGGGCAACCACAGCAACTGCTGCCACCGCCTTTCTACCCTCCACCGGGGGTCATGACCTTCCCCTACCCCACCATGTACCCAAACCCACAGGTACTGATGTCAGTttaaaaggtcaaaaggtcacgTGAAATTCACTCTGATTGgttctgttgtttgttttcctgtCTTTGAGCCTCAGTTTGTGGACAGTGTCGTATTCTGTGCAGGAACAATAGAGTGACAGTTTGAAAGTGTGTGATCCAGGAGCTTTCTGATTGGTTGCAGGGTCAGACTCAGGTGACCTACGGAGGCGTGACGTACTACGACACGGTGCAGCAGCAGGCCCAGCCCAAGCCTTCGCCCCCCCGCCGCACATCCCAGCCCGTCACCGTCAAGCCCCCCCTCCAGAGGTGCCCTTTGCCTCAGAGTGACTCCGCCCCTCACCCCTCCCTGCCACTCCATCTCAGCCTCACTCTGGTCCAAAAACTGTAGGTGAGTAACAGCTGAGGGGGGAGTGATAGGATTGTAGTGGGTGTTTTTAGGAGGCTAATGCGAACGAGGAACGCCGCCCCCTACAGGTGGACGCAGGAAGTGCACAGGTCGTTCTTTGTAggctcaggctacgtccacacaggtatttctgaaaacaaagcgttttctatgcatttgggcctttcgtccacacgtaaacggcatTTTGGAGTCTTCAAAACTGCTGCCAGTTTTtacgtttacgtgttgacgaggAAAATGTAGATTTAGTCACACATCGTCAAACATGTGCGCCACTGATTCAGATCAAATTTAcatagacttctgattggccaacatttcgaCACGGTTTGCattatatcgccacctgttgctgtGGCGTGTTCTTCACAGCGTTTGACTTCGTTTTTTGTGTTTAGATGTGGACGCAGATCTTTTTGTTCCCCAAactgtacgtgtggacgtagcctcagtaAGAACTCTGTGGCTGATGGAGGAGAAACGAGCGAAACGATCTGCAGGCACAGAACTGATCCAGGACTCATAATTAAAGTTTCATACTTGAAACTAATGAagtcgtttaaaaaaaaaaaaaccaaacatgattTTTGTTTCTCAAAAACTGGACTCGCTGTTCTTTGATGTTCCGTGTGTCCCTCTGTCCGCAGGAGCGGGGTGGGCGGGTCGGTGAGGAGCTGCGGTCCAAAAACAACCACCATGGTAAAGGAGGGAGGGTGGGATGGAGACAGGCTCCGCCCACAGCATCACTGGTGGATTCAGACTTTCTcccccttccttttttttttttcttttcttttctttgtttagccCGTGTAGCAGTCGGGCGGGTCGGCGGGTCGATGCTGTATCTTTGAGCAAAATGGGACTGACAAGTTCACGAGGAGTCGACCTCTGCACCGTCGGTGCTCTCagagtatttttatttgttttcacattttctgtTGAATCCTGGAAACGGTTTTCTGCGTCAGGCGCTCTTCCTGCAGGAGGACACGTCGTCATCCATCCGTCGCAGTTACAGAGTTTGAATGCAGCTCGGCTTGTTTTGGCTTCTGCTCAGTGCTCATTCCTCTAACTCTAAATGTGTAATCAGCAGATAAACATGTAATAAACGGTTAATAACACTTTATAAAGGTGCGGTAACTCCTGTGGGCGCTCAGAGGTGCAGGTAGAGCAAAAATCGCTTCCTTCGTGTTCGGGTGGCCGTAGTTTAGCGAGACGACACGTTTGTTTCAGCGTTCagttaaactgcagttcaaactttaaagaTGAAACAAGACTTAAAACCTggaggaaacaaaaacaactaaaataaaatccaGAGCGAGTACTTCTCTCTGACAGCATCACTGCAGCTAAACGCACTCAAACATTCCTGAATGTTCCTAATCTGGAATATTTTGCTGTGTTGTTTCATCAGAAGAACCGTCTCACACGTgcgacacacacaaacagacgtGTGAAACTCGTGAACAAACTGAGTGTAACGACTTGTTTCTGTTTAAACAGATTGTTTTGACATTTCTGAGTGTTTTTGAGCAACTTCAGGAAAAAATTTCCAGCTTCTCGGTTTTCCTTATAATCATAAAGATTCAAACTGCAGACCTGTGACAGGGGGCGGGGTTTAGGGTTCAGCATTAAAAGAAgagttttatgtattttgtgaTAAATGAAGAGAATAATTAGCAGATTAAACATCAGATAGTTTAAGTTGAATTAAGCTGAACAGCCACGTCCCTTTAACGTGCGGCTGTCTGCCCTCCTGAGTGTACACGTGTCACTTCCTGTTGAGATGGGGAGTTGGGGCAGGTGGAGGCGGTTCGTGTTGCTGTACAGGCGTATGTGTAAATAGAAGCTGCAGAGTAGAAACATATTCTAATAGGCATAGAGGAGCTTCGGCAGGGACCTCGAGCGAatcgatggatggatgatggagaGCGGCCGTGTGGGTTTGGTTTCCTCTGTTCTCACGTCTGTTTCTttatcattgttgttgttggtgcgtGCCGCCTCGTGTCTTTGTTTTCTGCACGCAGGAAGCTCGAACTAAAACTTGATGAAGAACACCAGactgtcatgtttgtttgtttgtttgcgcTCTGTGTTCTGGGAGCTCGTGGTTGGACGTTAGCGTTCCTCCTCCTCTCGTTAAAGTCGGGGAGTTGTTTGACTGATGGGTGAGGACAGAAGCGTGTTGCCGTTAGAAACGCCTGCCGTTCAGCCCGTTAGCAGAATCATTAGGAGAAAACAGGTTGAATTTAACAGGAACATTAATCGTTCCTGATCCCCGTGCTGATGTTTGATTGGGGGGATTCCTCTGATGGTGGGGCTCGTCTTCAGTGGGAGGAGGTTGGGGTTTTGGTGCTCGCCATCAGAAACGACACCGCTCTGATCTTCGGTCACCTTTATCAGAGGAGGCCTTCAGCTGTGACGGTAGCTTCAGCTCACTTCAGCTCCAACCGTTAATGTCCACTGATGtttcaataaagtttaaagacGTTTCCTGTTCTCTGggtcttcctctttgttttcttctctcAAATAAATCCTGCAGAGCTGGAGTTGGGCTGACTactgtgtgacctttgacccgaGCCGCCCACACTGTTCACTGTAGCTATGTCCcaattcataggctgcatccttcggaggaggCCGGAAGTGAGcactgtgaaatgggacggtctaaccttcagatttgcgtcaccgctgtcttggtggagtttaatagactcagccgtctgctccttgctatctaaatataacaggacactggtgtaaactctcgaccgtctcacacttctgtttaatcagttctCTGACgttgattcagctgtgtgaaaactataactttaatctcagccaagccgatttactcaggaacaaataaaacactgaaaaaagccgagctggtgggtaacagacgtctccgaaaacgtgggagcacttttacaaatatgtgatatcttgataaaccgagcagatatttgatgtttacacagctacattctcgcctgaaaatatgttaaaagtttattttgtgacccagaaagagtaataagagtaatattaatgCTAAaggctgccgccattgttggaaactggaattggctgggccacgctatgaattctgggatatggtgggccacaaaggatacacccgacccatccttcaaatctggggaaaaggaggacgcatttggagGGGTCTTCGAATcgggacagccttcgtcacctggctgtgatgtaatcggcctacaaatgcagCCTATGAATGGGGACATGCCTTGTGACCGCAGGGCTGTTATTttacagtgatgatgatgatgactgcATTGATTTGGTTCTGTTTCTATGTGGAGAACATCGTCCACGCAGAGGGTCAATAAAGAacctaaaacatgtttttgctcactatttagttttttttttcccccttaaatCAAGCAGAAGCTTCAGGAGGAATTTGGGTTCAGCACCAACAGCTCTTCAGGTGTATTGAAACCACATCATTTAGCATCTGAGCAGGACGCCTCCTGGGCGAGCTCGGTGGATCCTGAACTGTCTGCTCACATCCCGTTGCTCCACTCTGGTGTCACCAGGTGTCACTGAGGTGTTCAGGACACTGAGTGACTGATGGGCGGAGCCACAATGAGGCAGACAGAATCATAAAATCACAGACTATAAAAATTACCCAGCATGCTGTCAGTTTTTGACTCTAATTATTCTGAAGCCTcagtgtttgtcttttgtttgctgcagccaacattcacatattttgtttcatttaattagatttttgttttccatgaataacaatgatgatgatgatgagagcaATACAGTGAGTCAGGTGTCAATCAGCACCTGTAAAGAGGTAAACATCTCAGAAGCaaaagaatgtgaaaaatgATGAAGACAAAATGACAAATGATCAAAATGGACATCACAGCAGTCCCTCTGCAGTCTGGGGTTCAGGCACCTCAGTGGGAGTTTGGGGGTTCTCGTTGGGCTCTTTGTGTCCTCGTGGCCGCCCCAGTTTTCCTCGGTGCAGTAACCATTCCGTCCAGCAGGCGGCGGCAGCGCGTATTGACTCAAGCCGCCATTATCCCGTAGCAGAAGGAGGAAGAACAGAGGGGAAGCATCCAGGAATTCTGCCACAGTTCTCCTGAAAAACCTCCTCTGCGCCATGGAAATGTCGGGAGCGGACAGCGACTGGAGGAGCCCGCAGTTCCGACAGAAAGTCGTGGCTCAGATGTGAGaatgtctctgtttttctgtttaaagtcACTGTTTTGGTTTGTGTTAGCCGCTCAGGCTAAGCTAAAGGCGGCGCTGTTAGAAAATGCGTCATGTCTGAGCGAGCGTTTAAAAAACGTTAAATTAAGAAAAACCGGTAAAAAAGCAAAGCGAGCTCGGATCTGATGACACGATGGGACACAGAGAACGAAAGGTCCGGATGGTGGCTTCTATTCGGCGAAGAGAAAATGGACAAAATGACGTTAACAGAGAATTTCTGTCAACTTTCATTGTTAGCACCATTAGCTGCTGAAGCTAATGAGTTACAGTTATCTGCGCTGTGAGAACGTTAACCTGCATGACTGAAAGTCAGGCTGTCTAGTGTGAGTAAGCGGATACAGTCAGCGTGAGTTCACATGATGCTCCCGCTCTTCTGCCCGTACACAGTCAGGAAAGTAAACGGTTTATATTGAAAAAAATGAGCTCAGTGCTGCTTTGGTTTAACACGGGAAAGGTCGTTGGTTCGAAACCGGAGGATTTCTTCAGGAGGGTCGTGAATATGTCATATCAAATGTGCGGATTAATCCCTGAAAGCGgcatattacagcagtgaggtCCTTTAATAAAGATTAAACTCTTCCCGTCTTTATAGAGAGAAATGCTGCTCATCAGGCTGAAtgggtttaaatccactgtcaCAAGGTTCCATTCAGTTCATCAGGGACGCTGAAAAAAGGCAGACCTGAATCTAAAT contains these protein-coding regions:
- the casc3 gene encoding protein CASC3 produces the protein MADRRRRRRRASQDSEDDDESGSGSDSGRSGSPSSKPRGREPDPAEPTASRVPAKSDVESECESEDGVGEAVLSDYDSADPEDNGSHSEGVEEEEEAEQYSDEEAPAAASEPQPPTTDGPVEGAQGEEEEGGEAEEEEEAVGRSKEESKAEEKGNLAGERQSGDGQESTDDPETKAGGKPGQQLDDDEDRKNPAYIPRKGLFFEHDVRGHAQEEERPKGRNRKLWKDEGRWEHDKFREEEQAPKSREELIAIYGYDIRNGGGPGDRGYRQRRPRPTSSPSRDKRWRDGGGERPVRSWQNRGGGGGGLNRGGAPPPSSVHPSSSSSSSAQRSGIPSRPPPSRTRPPQSNLHPPPPSHYRNNESNAPLVHHRERTGPRAQAEPTGEKGGVRGGRGGRAPSVVIEDITVSQGGVTEQELSVGAVTPAASPQPGGYQSTSPRRQQEQRGGMDRSASGLAASSSGSDPSLQSSAAATNREASPPAERPVERKSYSLARRTRSRPADLGSKQASVEESVAGGNNSSPSNVGGKSWSGGGDAPSQAGGGVTELDQDVARLNLARQSWSPTSYMRSEMRGLPNPLHMPSGPPQFSGIEEMGVGNNRAKRYSSQRQRAVPEPAPPMHLGVMEGHYYEPMSYQGPIYAHGDSPAPMPPQGMLVQPEMHIPHPGLHPHQSGGPIANPALYGGPPVSLSPGQPQQLLPPPFYPPPGVMTFPYPTMYPNPQGQTQVTYGGVTYYDTVQQQAQPKPSPPRRTSQPVTVKPPLQRCPLPQSDSAPHPSLPLHLSLTLVQKL